The sequence GGGGTGACCTTGCGGCCCTGCCACTGGCGGCGGTGCAGGGCGAGGAGGGTGCGGATCGCGGCGGGGACGTCCTCGGCGGGGACGGGCGTCGCCTCGATGCCGAGGGCGTCGATCTTGCGGAGTTTGGCGCGGAAGCGCTGGGCGCGCGAGGCGGGGAGCCGGGTGAGGAGTTCGGCGAGGGGGCGCGCGGGGAGTTCGAGGCAGGGCGAGTCGGGGCGGCGCACGACGAGGCCGCGCCAGTGCGCGAGGAGGAGTTCGGTGGCGGCGCCCGGACGCAGTTCGCGCAGGTCGACGAGGGCGGTGCGGGCGGCGCGGCGCAGTGCGGCGGCGAGGGCGCGCGCGGCGGGGCCCGCGTGGGCCGCGTCGACGAGGACGTCGCCGAAGTCGGAGATCTCGCCGCCCATGAGGACGAGCGCGGGCAGCGGCCCGGGGGCGCGCATGAGCGGCGCGGCGGCGACGAGGCGGTCGCCGCTGCGGACGACGAGGACGCGGAGGGCGCCGGGCGTCCCGTACGACTGCCACCACGAGGAGAGCCAGGCGTGGCTCTGGAAGGGGGTGGCGCTCGGGCAGGCGGCGGTGAGGCGGCGCCAGGCGGGGGCGAGGAGCGCGAAGGCGCCGGGCTCGGTGATCCATTCGGTGGTGCAGGGTGCCGGGTCGGCCTCGGTGCGGAGTCCGTCGCCGGGGCGGGGCGCGGCGCGGCCGGGGAGGGGGACGCGGTGCGCGCGGGCGAGGGTGTCGTGCTCGGTACTCATCGGTGCGGGCTTCCCCCGGTGCTCTTCGTGCTCTTGGGATGCGTGGTCTTGGGATGCGTGCTCTAGGGACGCGTGCTCTTCGGAGTGGTGCATGGTGTGGGTGGAACGAGGTGGCGGGGTCTCAGGTGGCGGGCGCGGGGGCCTGGGCGGTGGGCGCGCCGGGGGTTCAGGTCGCGGTCTCGCTCGTACGGGACGCGTCGGCGCCCTTGCGCTCCGCCGGGGCCGGGACGGCGCCCGCCGGGAGGGACGCGGGTCCGGCGAGGGGGCGGCGGGGGCGGGCGAGGAGGGCGAGGGCGCCGAGGAGGCCGCCCGCGCAGGCGCCGACCCCGGTGGTGAGGAGCGCGCCGGGGCTCGCGGGGGCGCTCGGGGCGAGGGCGCGGGAGAAGGAGACGAGCGAGACGCGCGTGTCGGTGGCGTTGTGCCCGGCGGC comes from Streptomyces sp. Tu6071 and encodes:
- a CDS encoding GNAT family N-acetyltransferase; this translates as MSTEHDTLARAHRVPLPGRAAPRPGDGLRTEADPAPCTTEWITEPGAFALLAPAWRRLTAACPSATPFQSHAWLSSWWQSYGTPGALRVLVVRSGDRLVAAAPLMRAPGPLPALVLMGGEISDFGDVLVDAAHAGPAARALAAALRRAARTALVDLRELRPGAATELLLAHWRGLVVRRPDSPCLELPARPLAELLTRLPASRAQRFRAKLRKIDALGIEATPVPAEDVPAAIRTLLALHRRQWQGRKVTPEHLRPRFRDHLVRSVTTMVRTGDAQLTAYRLDGETVAVDLTLLSQRLAGGYLYGADPALRERKADVATMLLRTASALAAEDGRETLSLLRGTEPYKSHWRPDTVVNQRLLLSTRRTAPLLWLRTAHATARTQAATWLHAHRAKPPTRD